From Meiothermus sp., a single genomic window includes:
- a CDS encoding outer membrane lipoprotein carrier protein LolA, which produces MKKWLAIAVLSGLAVAQTIADITRQVQANLERAPWEATLTGRVQLPDGSTQEAEFRLQVIPGKERLARVEFKKPAALEGNFVVISDKEVWNYLFLTNQLIIQPRAKARVEGLGINLTDLGDFEQLSERVTLRLLGEQTTPAGAAWRIGGVPKDASLGFASMEILVLKADPRPVSITLRDSNNKVLADLSFSNFRRANLTPQILRKRPADAEVLRRN; this is translated from the coding sequence ATGAAGAAGTGGTTGGCAATCGCCGTTTTATCGGGCCTGGCTGTGGCCCAGACCATCGCCGACATCACCCGCCAGGTGCAAGCCAACCTGGAGCGCGCGCCCTGGGAGGCCACCCTCACCGGCAGGGTGCAGCTCCCCGACGGTAGCACCCAAGAGGCCGAGTTCCGGCTGCAGGTGATTCCGGGTAAGGAGCGACTGGCCCGGGTGGAGTTCAAAAAGCCCGCCGCGCTCGAGGGCAACTTTGTGGTGATCTCGGACAAGGAGGTCTGGAACTACCTGTTCCTGACCAACCAGCTCATCATCCAGCCTCGAGCCAAGGCCCGCGTGGAGGGCCTGGGGATTAACCTGACCGACCTGGGCGACTTCGAACAGCTCTCCGAGCGGGTCACGCTCAGGCTGTTGGGCGAGCAAACCACCCCCGCCGGGGCCGCCTGGCGCATTGGCGGGGTTCCCAAGGACGCCTCGCTGGGCTTTGCCAGCATGGAAATCCTGGTGCTCAAGGCCGACCCCCGGCCTGTCTCCATCACCCTGCGCGACAGCAACAACAAGGTGCTGGCCGACCTCAGCTTTAGCAACTTCCGCCGGGCCAACCTGACCCCTCAAATCCTCCGCAAGCGCCCCGCCGATGCCGAGGTGCTGCGGCGCAACTGA
- a CDS encoding carbon-nitrogen hydrolase family protein yields MALARESGAYLVVGYVVVIGERLFRNEATVISPAGEFLGVYGKDHPVIFAGETSPTRGTYPVYSTAIGHLATLICYDLDFTDTARKMARQGAQMVAVPSQDWATIADKHYTHLVFRAVENRLSMVKADGGFDSAILDPWGRVLKLASFPQGGEATLVADVPLGRADAPVVRLGDWVGWLGLLGLVGFAVADPISRRKGK; encoded by the coding sequence GTGGCGCTGGCGAGGGAGAGCGGGGCCTACCTGGTGGTGGGCTATGTGGTGGTGATAGGCGAGCGGCTCTTCCGCAACGAGGCCACCGTGATAAGCCCCGCAGGCGAGTTCCTGGGTGTGTATGGCAAAGACCACCCGGTCATCTTTGCCGGCGAAACCAGCCCCACCCGCGGCACCTACCCGGTCTATTCCACTGCCATAGGCCACCTGGCCACCCTCATCTGCTACGACCTCGACTTTACCGACACCGCCCGCAAGATGGCCCGCCAGGGCGCGCAGATGGTGGCCGTTCCCTCGCAGGACTGGGCCACCATCGCCGACAAGCACTACACCCACCTGGTCTTCCGCGCGGTGGAGAACCGCCTCAGCATGGTCAAGGCCGACGGCGGCTTCGACTCGGCCATCCTTGACCCCTGGGGCCGGGTGCTGAAACTCGCCAGCTTCCCCCAGGGCGGCGAGGCCACTTTGGTGGCCGACGTACCCCTGGGCCGGGCCGATGCCCCGGTGGTGCGGCTGGGCGACTGGGTAGGGTGGCTGGGGCTGTTGGGCCTGGTGGGGTTTGCGGTGGCCGACCCGATAAGCAGACGCAAGGGCAAATAG
- a CDS encoding HEPN domain-containing protein, with protein MRLFDQEEYARWWDQARHTLNSARRDALLRLLESFSQMGIAVPEAIWEAARELDPHYIPARYPDAFPTGSPFQFYSRKRAEGALEAAQQVLDWVEREVQGVA; from the coding sequence GTGAGGCTCTTCGACCAGGAGGAGTACGCCCGCTGGTGGGATCAGGCCCGGCACACGCTGAACTCGGCCCGGCGGGATGCCCTGCTACGGCTGCTGGAGTCGTTTTCACAGATGGGCATCGCAGTGCCAGAAGCCATCTGGGAGGCCGCACGAGAGCTTGACCCCCACTACATTCCGGCTCGCTACCCCGATGCTTTCCCGACAGGAAGTCCATTCCAGTTTTACTCGCGCAAGCGGGCTGAAGGCGCCCTCGAGGCTGCCCAGCAGGTGCTGGACTGGGTTGAGCGGGAGGTGCAGGGTGTCGCTTAA
- a CDS encoding isoprenylcysteine carboxylmethyltransferase family protein — MRFGERGEWYVVGQFGLLGLLGLALWLTPSWSPPWLGGLGRGLAWVGLLVLLLAAWQLGRNLTALPKPRPGGYLVQEGLYRVVRHPIYCGVLLWAMGSSLAHLNLWTVGLSGLLFGLLNWKAALEERFLEQLYPEYPSYKRRVKKLIPWVY, encoded by the coding sequence ATGCGCTTTGGCGAGCGGGGCGAGTGGTATGTGGTGGGGCAGTTTGGCCTGCTGGGCCTGCTGGGGTTGGCCCTGTGGCTCACGCCTTCTTGGAGCCCCCCCTGGCTCGGCGGGCTGGGGCGGGGGCTGGCCTGGGTGGGCCTTTTGGTTTTGTTATTGGCGGCCTGGCAACTCGGGCGCAACCTGACCGCGCTGCCCAAGCCCCGGCCCGGGGGGTATCTGGTGCAGGAAGGGTTGTACCGCGTGGTGCGGCATCCCATCTACTGCGGGGTGCTGCTGTGGGCCATGGGGAGCAGCCTGGCACACCTCAACCTCTGGACGGTGGGGTTGAGCGGGCTTCTGTTTGGGTTACTGAACTGGAAGGCGGCGCTCGAGGAGCGCTTTTTGGAGCAACTCTACCCCGAGTACCCAAGCTACAAGCGCCGGGTCAAAAAGCTGATTCCCTGGGTTTATTAG
- a CDS encoding HAD family phosphatase, with the protein MKLKALLFDLDGTLADTDRLHEQAWLEGLARHGIQADQHYYQTQISGGLNPEIVRRVLPQLSEAEGEAFLAQKEARFRELAAEVGPLPGLVELLGWAQEKGLKCALVSNAPRVNALYMLQMLGLEFDPIVLSEELPAGKPDPLPYRTALQHLGIGPDAALAFEDSPSGVRAAVGAGIRTVALTTGHRPEALAGAGAFLCIPDFTDARLWDWLERHDPAKP; encoded by the coding sequence GTGAAGCTCAAAGCCCTTCTATTTGACTTAGACGGCACCCTGGCCGATACCGACCGTCTGCACGAGCAGGCCTGGCTCGAGGGCCTGGCACGGCATGGCATCCAGGCCGACCAACACTACTATCAGACCCAGATCAGCGGGGGCCTCAACCCCGAGATTGTGCGCCGCGTGCTGCCCCAGCTCTCCGAGGCCGAGGGCGAGGCGTTTCTGGCGCAAAAAGAGGCCCGCTTTCGCGAGCTGGCTGCGGAGGTTGGGCCGCTGCCGGGGTTGGTGGAGCTTTTGGGGTGGGCGCAAGAAAAAGGCCTGAAGTGTGCCCTGGTGAGCAACGCGCCCAGGGTGAATGCGCTCTACATGCTACAAATGTTGGGGCTCGAGTTCGACCCCATTGTGCTGTCCGAAGAACTCCCCGCCGGAAAGCCCGACCCGCTGCCCTACCGTACCGCGCTGCAACACCTGGGCATAGGCCCGGATGCGGCGCTGGCCTTCGAGGACTCCCCCTCGGGGGTGCGGGCCGCGGTAGGGGCCGGTATCCGCACGGTAGCCCTCACCACCGGACACCGGCCTGAAGCCCTGGCCGGGGCCGGGGCCTTCCTCTGCATCCCCGACTTTACCGACGCGCGCCTGTGGGACTGGCTCGAGCGTCACGACCCAGCCAAGCCCTAA